The Streptomyces hundungensis genome contains the following window.
CTTGCCGTGTTGGTGGGCGCTGTAGAACATGACGTTCTTCGCGTCGTACCACTTGGCCGCGAAGCAGATGACTTCACCGGACTCAAGGAGCTGATTCATCCCGACGTTCTGATTCCAAAGCCCCCAGACGTGGGCCAGATTGGGGGAGGTCTCCAGGTCGATGGTCAGAATCTTCATGCGGTCTCCACTCGGATGTTGGCGATGTATTTCTCGGCGTACCAAATGAGCTTCTTCAGGTCCTCTGAACCGCCGTCCTGGTGCTTGTGCTGGCACCGCAGAAGGTATTTAGTCATGTTGCCGAGCAGGTATCCCTGGAATCCTTCGTGGCTCATTGAGCCCTGAATGACGTCGATGACCTCGTACTTGCCCTGCATGTAGTGCGACGGGGAGTTGACCTTGTCGGGCTTCTCATAGCCCACGCGCGGCTCTGTGGTGATTTCGTAGCCGGGGAATGCGACGGTGCGGCCATCGCTGAACTTCAGGTCGTAGAAGTCGATTCCGCCCGAGTGCTGCGGGTAGCCGGCCTCGACGGTGGCCTTGGCCTGCTGCACGTAGACCGTCTGCCCTGCCTGGTACTTCATTCCAAACCGCACTTTTCTCGAAGGGCCCTGGGGCCGTGCTCGTTCACGAACTTGTTCACGTCGGACTTCTTGCCGAACTCGATGGGGACGACGTTGGGGAGCCGTTCGGCCAGCATGTGTACGAACTTCTCGCCCGGCTCGTCCCCGTCCGTGAAGGCGAAGACCACCTCGTATCCGAGGAAGGCGGGGTCGAAGTGGTCTCGCCAACCGCTGACGCCGGGGACGCCTACGGTGGGGATGTCGGCCAGCTCGGCGCTCGCAGCGTCGAACTCGCCCTCGCTGAGCCCGAGGTACCGGGACGGTTTGATGAGGGCCCTTGTGTTGTAGAGCAGGGGCTTGGAGCCGGGGAGGCTCTGGTACTTCCCGTGGCCCTCGTGCAGTTCCTCGTCCCGCCAGGTGCCGTCCGGGTGCTTGAGGCACGCCTCGGTGATGCACCGGAAGCGCAGGGTGGCCACTGCGTGCTCGCCACCGGCCGGCCTGATGTACGGGATGGCCAGGCGCCCGAGGTGCTTCTCATGTCCCGTAGCGGGGTGCTCGACGTACCCGAATCCCAGGGGAGTTGCGAGACTGGCCAAACCGCGGTGGCTGATGTACTGCTCGGCCGGGCTTCCCGGGTAGCTCTGGCTGTACCTCTGGGCTATCTCCACCAGCGAAGCGGCTTGCGGCGAACTCTTGAGCAGCACGGAATCCCACTCCTTCCTTTCGCATGATCACGTCGTAGCTGTCCTCGCTGATGTCGCAGGCGAAGCAGTGCCAGCGCTTCTTGAATGAACTAACCGATGCCGACGGGTTCTCTTCGGGGTGTTCGGGGCAGTGGATCTTCTGCCAGCCGTCCTGCTCCTTCAGACCAACCTCGGGGTAGTAGTGCCGGAAGACATCAGCGATACCCGGCTTCCACATGTCACATCCCAACCTTGACGGCGCGCTCAATACGAAGCTGCTTGATGGCGTCCACCTCCGTCTTGACCATCTCGGCGAGGGCCTGGATCGGCATGACCTGACGGAGGGCACCGGTGCGGCACTTGTAGACGACGGTGGCCGTCTCGTGGAGACCGAGCTCGGCTTCCGCCTCCAGGAGCCGGGCCAACTTGGCCAGGCCGGTCTTGCGGGTCAGGGTGACGTGGAGCCGTCCGCCGTCGTACGAGATCACTTCTTGCCGTCCTCTCGGTGGTACCGCTTGCCTATGAAGCGGATTGCTGGGGGGTCTTCCAGGTAGTCGGCCGCATTGCGGGCGACCTGGGGGTCGTTGCGCAGGCCGCGGGCGAGGAGTATCCGATTGCACCTTGCACAACAGAGGCCGCGCACGATTCCCGTGGTGTGGTCGTGGTCCACGTCGAGCCGCTTTGCCCTGGACTGCTTGCAGATGGCGCAGACGCCACCCTGGGCCGCCAGCAGCCGGGCGTAGTCGCCGGCCTCAAGGCCGTAGACGGAGACCCGGGCCTCATGCGACGCGGCGCTTCGCTTCTTCTTGTGGCACGTGGTGCAGATCCTCGCCCTGGTGGAGGTGAAGAACCTCTCCGCGCGATTCTTCTCGCATCGGAGGCAGGGTCGGTATCCGCTCTTGGGCTTCTTCATGCCCTCTTCCTCGCTGACTTCAGTGTGTCACATCCCAACTTGCGGAGCAAATTTAAATATTGTGAGTCAGAACACTTCCTCGTCCAGGTCGGTGATTTGCAGGTTGGACGTGTTCACCTCGAACGAGGCGTACGTCTCCCCAGAGGGGTCTGTGAAGCCCTCTCGATTCTTGACCGGCGAGATATGCAGGGTCCTGCCCTGCATTCCGTCCACCTCGGCATGGATGGTGAGCACGACGGAGGGGACGCGCCCGATCTTGCCCTTCACGCCATCGAGCGGGATGGGCTTGATGCCGGAGCTGTACTCGCCGACCACGTGGTGCATGGCCATCACGTGCGCGCCGGTCTCGCGCGCCATCTCATTGAAGTAGTCGCACAGCCCCTCCAAACCGAAGGTGTACTCCTCGGCGTTCGAGGAACCTCCTCCGTCAACGTTGGTGATGTTGTCAATGACAACCAGATGTGGGTAGCAGCCGAAAACTTCGCGGTAGCACTCAAGGTGCAGTTCGATGTCCTTGGGGGTGGGCCGCGCCTGGTAGTTGAACCGCAGCCACCACCTCTTCGCAAGAGCCGCCTCGTACGCAGCAAAGGAGCCGTCGTCGGCCACGAGAGCCTTCTTGACCTCACGGGCGCTGTCGCCAGTGATCATCGCCGTGGCCCTGGAGAGCTGCGTAGCAGCCGTGCTGTCCGCACTGACGTACAGCGTGGGGACGTTGGACCAGGTGGCCAGGAAGAGAGCCATGAGGCTCTTGCCGGTACCTCCGCCAGCGCAGACGACGGAGAAGTCGCCACGCCTGAACTCGACTTCGAGCTTCTGGAGTCCGCGATACGGGGAGGGGATGGGTTCGCCGGCCGCCCCCCGAACAAGGACCGACTGATTCAGACTGAACACTGCTTCACCTTCCTATGGAATGTCACATCTCAACTTCGAGAGCGAAAAGAACACGCATGGGACACATCGCAAAATCGGCAACCGAAACCTGGCTTCGCCGGGAAGTCGCCTGACTTCACGCCTTGATCCATGCTCACGATGCGCTCGGTGATCGCGTCCTGGTCTGCGTCGGCCATCTTGACCGGCCGGGAGACCCGGTGATCCTTGGCGAGGTACCAGTCGCCGTTGGTGACCTGCTCGTCCGGGTAGAGCTGATTCAGGGCCAGGCCGTACACCCACAGCTGGAATTTGCTCTTGGTGCTGCCGGTCTTCAGGTCTCGCACACGCAGGGTCTCGTCCTTATTCAGAACTACTTGGTCGATGTACCCGCGGAGCTTGACGCCCTCGAAGTCGACCTTGAAGTACATCTCGACGGCCGGGGCCTCGCCGTCCGGGCGCCAGAGCACGGGGGCCTGATCCTGTACGTACTCGACGTACCGGCGCGTCTGCTCGGTGCCCTTGGCGAACCTGTCCTCCAAGTCGTCAGCGGCCGTGCCGCGATTCGCGCGCATCCATTGGTCGATGTCGTTGACCTTGCCCAGGTCACGATTGATGCCCTTGCTGTACTCGTCCTGGAAGACAGTGACGGCCTGGTCGGCCGTCAGCTCGCGGCCGGACTTCTCGAAGTGCTCAGCGGCCGTGTGGAACGCGGTGCCATGAGTGCTCCACGCTGCCGGCCTGGGCTCGATCCTCTCAACCCTCTTGAGCCAGCTCTTGTATGGGCACTCCTCGAACTCCGTGATCTGGGAGACGGAGCGAGGCATCAGTACCCAGCGCGTGTAGTTGGCCTCGATGGTCATACATACCCCTTGAAAATTTCGACCTGAATGAACCGGGTGGAGCCCTTCATGCGCGGATGCGGCCAGTCGAACTCCTCGTGGAGGATGATCTCGGCATCCTCCAGGCGGCATTCGATGAGTTCTTCGAGATCCACAATCATCTCTCCTTCGAATTCTTCCGCTGAATCACCAACAGTGATGCAGATGACCTCCCCAAGACCGTGTGCTGCCATGGTCACAACCCCGAGG
Protein-coding sequences here:
- a CDS encoding DUF3310 domain-containing protein produces the protein MKYQAGQTVYVQQAKATVEAGYPQHSGGIDFYDLKFSDGRTVAFPGYEITTEPRVGYEKPDKVNSPSHYMQGKYEVIDVIQGSMSHEGFQGYLLGNMTKYLLRCQHKHQDGGSEDLKKLIWYAEKYIANIRVETA
- a CDS encoding toprim domain-containing protein; translated protein: MLLKSSPQAASLVEIAQRYSQSYPGSPAEQYISHRGLASLATPLGFGYVEHPATGHEKHLGRLAIPYIRPAGGEHAVATLRFRCITEACLKHPDGTWRDEELHEGHGKYQSLPGSKPLLYNTRALIKPSRYLGLSEGEFDAASAELADIPTVGVPGVSGWRDHFDPAFLGYEVVFAFTDGDEPGEKFVHMLAERLPNVVPIEFGKKSDVNKFVNEHGPRALREKCGLE
- a CDS encoding endonuclease domain-containing protein, yielding MKKPKSGYRPCLRCEKNRAERFFTSTRARICTTCHKKKRSAASHEARVSVYGLEAGDYARLLAAQGGVCAICKQSRAKRLDVDHDHTTGIVRGLCCARCNRILLARGLRNDPQVARNAADYLEDPPAIRFIGKRYHREDGKK
- a CDS encoding AAA family ATPase, giving the protein MFSLNQSVLVRGAAGEPIPSPYRGLQKLEVEFRRGDFSVVCAGGGTGKSLMALFLATWSNVPTLYVSADSTAATQLSRATAMITGDSAREVKKALVADDGSFAAYEAALAKRWWLRFNYQARPTPKDIELHLECYREVFGCYPHLVVIDNITNVDGGGSSNAEEYTFGLEGLCDYFNEMARETGAHVMAMHHVVGEYSSGIKPIPLDGVKGKIGRVPSVVLTIHAEVDGMQGRTLHISPVKNREGFTDPSGETYASFEVNTSNLQITDLDEEVF
- a CDS encoding RecB family exonuclease; this encodes MTIEANYTRWVLMPRSVSQITEFEECPYKSWLKRVERIEPRPAAWSTHGTAFHTAAEHFEKSGRELTADQAVTVFQDEYSKGINRDLGKVNDIDQWMRANRGTAADDLEDRFAKGTEQTRRYVEYVQDQAPVLWRPDGEAPAVEMYFKVDFEGVKLRGYIDQVVLNKDETLRVRDLKTGSTKSKFQLWVYGLALNQLYPDEQVTNGDWYLAKDHRVSRPVKMADADQDAITERIVSMDQGVKSGDFPAKPGFGCRFCDVSHACSFRSRS